ACTGACTAGAATGGCTGGCGCCGGGATTTCCTACCGTTTTCTACTTCGTGGTTGCTCCTACAGTGCGCGTTCGATGGGCAGCACGCAAGAATGAACCGATGGTCGTAGGAGACTTAGGCGACTCGGCAGCTCTGCTCCCTGCCGGCTCTGGGGCGGGACTGCAGCCGGGGCGGTTCCGCTGTATTATCCCTTGTTTCTTGGTCTCCATAGAGACGGTGAGCCCCACCTTCGGGGCTGTCCCAGCTCTAGAGTGACCAAGGTCACACTGGCTCCACCTACCCGACCCCGCCTTCTCCCCTCTCCGCTGGGGGCGGAGCTGCTGCAACTGTCTCATCGCGCTGCTCCCCGGGCAGCTCTGTGGCGGGGAAAGCCAGACCTTTGTAGTTCTGGCGGTCCTTGGAAGACCCCTATCCTGGCCTCCGCCCGAAGTTCAAAGCTGGTCCCCAGCGTCAGGGGAGATCCAGCTTCCCAGAGCAGCAACCAAAAAGGCCTTTGGTGGGGGACTGgcgcggggcgggggggagggggggcgggggaggggagacgTGCAGAGGAGTGAGGCGTCCCTTCCCTTAGTGACATGGGGTCTAGAGCTGGCTCAAGACCACAGCTCTCCAATGAACGTGTAGCATCCCAGGTCACAACTTCGGGTCACTGGGGGCGGGAGGGGACAGTGAACGAATCCTGAGTGCTCCGGGATCTACACCAACGTTGGCCTTGCGGGCGGGGAAAAGCTCCTGGACCTCCTGGGTCCGCACCCTCATTTATTCTCACCCCACCCGGGTATCAGCCTCGGCATCTCTGCTTCCGCTGCTGCCTTCCTAACACAAATGctgctttcctcctctctccaagTGCAAACCCTATCTTCAAGAAAAATAACCTCCGCTAGGGAGCTTCTAGGGCCTTTCCCAACCAGGAGCCTGGTACTTGAGTTTCTCCATATGACAATCTGGATGGCCACCCAATGTGGGGgacccatctcaccctctgctcctAGGCCAATAGGCAATGATGCGGCTCCAAGAGGGCCCGTGACCCCTGTCATTAAGAAAGTGTGCACCAAGTCCGCAAAAGCATAAAAAAGTTTATTGGAGTATCACAGCTGGTTGGGTGGGTATTGCTGAGTAGTGGAATGGGGAGTGGGGCCGATCCTGCCGGCCCTTAGGGGCCCCTAAAGTGCACTCTGTGCGGCGGGGATAGGGTTTTGCATAGAGAGTCGGTCCGCCGCTCCTCCGCCATCCCTGCTTCTCCGCCCAGCTAAGCCAGATCAGCCTCCGGGCCGCCCCGCACGCGGGGCTCGCCGCTGCTCGGGCTCACGAAAACCGCGGGTGCAAGCGCCTGCAGCGCCAGCCGGGGCTCTCGGAGCCTACCCACCGGGGCGGCCAGAGCGGCGCTGCCTAGGcgcgtctgagccactgggatcTCGTCCAAGGACTCGGCTGACGCCGAGTGATAGGCTCCTACAGGGCTGGCGTCCGCGGAATCCGACGATGAGCTGGAGCGGCGGCCGGGGGTCCGGGGCCCTATTGGGGTTGGAAGAGAACGTAAGACTAGGAGCTGCTAGTCACTAAGGGCCCTACCTTTCTCTCCCTTGGAGCTGCCCGAGCAGATTCCGGTCAGGAAGGGACGCTCACCCGGCAGCCTGGGCAACTGGGGCTCTCGGTCTAAGGTCCCAGAGGTCGGTACCTTATACATGCGCCGCTTCCTCTTTTTCTGCAGAGACAGGGGGAAGCCTGAATAATCCTTCCCCAGACCTTACCTCGCCAAAAGACGCGGAGGAATGGAGAGGGTAGAGGCTTGTTTCCCATCCCCTTCCACCTGGGCAGGAGCCCAGCACAGTGCCGCCTACCTGGGGTGGTATCCGGGGGGGCAGAGCGAGAGTCTCTGAGGAGGAGGGCGGTGGAGGCTCCACTTGGCCGCGGGTGGCAAGGAATCGGGAGGGACTGAAGGGGAAGTGCGAGGGTAAGTGCTGGATGCTGTTGTTCCTTCAAATACCACCCTGTTGGAGGTTCTAAAATAAGCCTCCCTTCCTGGCTGGAAGGAGGCATTGATCTGTCCAAGGCCACATTGGGCTGGACCAAGACCCGTGCCTTGGCTTTGGCCTAACTCCTTTCTCCCACCTCATTGCCACACCAGTGGGAGATGTGAGGTGGCACTTGCCCAAGTTGCACTCACTTGGCATTCACTGCGGCAGGCCTGGCCTGGCCAGGGGGCTCTGGGCGCACATGGCTGAAGGTCCGCATGTAGAGCTCCATCTCCTGGGGAAGGTGGAGGTGAGGGAGGCTGGGAAGCCAGGTATGGGTCCAGGGCCTCCTGGGTCCTTAGGCCCACTCTGTCTAGGACACACCCCCTTACTGTTCTCTCTGGGAAGTGTGGGCGAAGAGGTCTAGGGCTGTTCTCTAGGCTTCCCAGTTATGCTGGGAAAACCCCAATGCAGAATGAGGCTTAAAACACCTGTGTTTGTACCTTACCCCAACCCCATTGTTTTCCTCACTTCAGTCAAATTCCACCTCCTCCGGGAAGCCTCCAGCCTCATGGGTCCAATGTACCCGGTCTAGGGCTGTTCTGGCCAAGTGGGGGTGGGGCAAAGAGGGACTCAGAGAGGCCTCCTCTTGCTCCTGGCTCCTTCTAACTCTTCAATCTCTAAACCAACTTTTTTCCCTGGTTGGGAGACCCGGCACTTCACACACTCGCATGTGCACCCGCGGCTGCAAGGCTACATGCAGGGATCCATGGCTCCCTGAGAGCTGAGTCCTCAGAGTACTAGACACAATCTCAGCTGCTGGAGGGAAGTGGGGGGATGAGTGGTCTCCCCAACTTCTGTTGGTAAACGGAAGGCAATAAGTGGTGGAAAAAACAGCGCCACGGTCCCACCTGGGACCAGGCTTATGGGTGAGTTCTCTGTCTTGTTTAGTTGCTGATCCTCGCAGTGACCGTTGGAGCAGCAGACCCAACGCCTGAAAGTGAGGCcggaggtagcagcagtggcctGGGCTTGCACCCTGGCACGCAGCATGCGCCTCTTCCGCGCCGGAGAGGACTGCATGTGAGGAAACAAAAGCCAGAAAAGAGGCCAGAGATGGGAACCTAGCGGAGGATGTGGGGCGGAGCCAGGATGGCGAGGCCCCGCCCCCATCGGGCTCGGGGCAGGGCACCGGACAGCTGTCGCTGGCTCCGCAGTTGTTTCCATGGAGACCCAGGCGTCCTGACTAATGCAGAGAAGACACTGTAACAGCAACGCCGTCTCTAAAACAAGCCTATGTTTGGGGGCAACGGCTCCAGAGTGGGGCCCCTCCCGCATTCCTgctcagggtgggggtggggaggctgccTGCAGGACAGCCCTAGCAGGTCTCGGGACGAGCCCAGCCAGTCACGGGTTGGCTACACAGATGCGGAGAAGGAGGCCCCAGGCAAGCCCTGTGTGCAACATCTGCTCAGGCTGGCCCTTTGGAGAGGACTGTGGGGGTGCCAGCCTGAGAAGGGGAGCCTTGGGAAAGAGGAAGGGGTCAAAGCCCAGTCACAAGGACTGGGACATCAAGGTAATCCTTCCCCCACACATTTCCTCTGCACCAGTGTGGACTTAGTACCCTCCAGGGCCCAGGAAAGAGGAGGCAAAGCCTACCCTGGTGCTCCTGGGGTCCAGAAGCGGAGGACTGAGGGCAGCAGTTGTAGAGGATCATCCCAGAAGCCTGACGAGTCACAATGAGACAGGAGCCAGGCCCTAGCCAGCTGGGGAGGTTTGAAGATGCCACCAGGGTGTCCCCATTCAAACTCCCCTCCTCACAGCTGTCCCTACAATCCTCCCTGAGACCTTCAAACATGCCCATTCCTGAGTGGTATAATACATGAAACCTCTTCACCTCAGCTCTCCACCCTGCTCCCTCTGCGAAGGTCTCCCTCAGGTCATTTTCAGATGATATTAAGTGCCCTGGCTGCTGGCACATCTAGCCTCGAAGCCTAAGCAGGCAGTAACTGCAGAGCCAGGGCCCTGAGCCTTTGAGTTTAGGGATCCCAAGGCCAGCCCAAATGGGCACTGTTGTGAAGCTTGAAGTCTCCTGCTTACCTCTCTGAGCTCTCTCCTCTGCAAAGTGGGGTGATGCCCACTCCCAGGATGGCTGCCACTGTGCTTACAAGGGTTCAGGGCCCAGCACTAGGGCAGGTACACAGCAGtgtggcaggggttggggggaggtttCTCCACTAACAGCCATCACTCCCCCAGGCCTTCCCAGACCTGGCAGCCTGGCCCATCCCATGGCAATGAGAAGAGGAGAGGTGGGGTCCCAAACCCTTCCTCAATCCACCCGCTTGCCTGTGTTTGTGTCCAGTTGCCATGAGGACTTTGTATCCAGAACTCAGCCTTCCCAACAAGGCctgcctgggccccctgccttccCAGTCCCTGGGGGCTCCAAAGAcaggcccaccccacccccagctgttGACCTCAGGAAGCCAAGGGGCGTGGGAATGGGGATAGGCTGATTAGCAGCTGGGCTGGccaggccctgagcctgggctggAGGATTCCTGCTTCAGAGTGTGGAGACCTTAACTCTTCCTAGACCcagcttttaaaatctttcttggCCTCAATTTGTTCATCTGCAACATGGGGATAGTAGCATGACCTGCCTCATGGGCTGTTTCAAGATTTGAATGGGATAATGGGTATAAAGGCTCAGGGTCACAGGTGAAGAGATCTGATGGCTCCATCCCGGTGACCCAGTCCTCGGTCcatccctctctcttctccttcagccCCACCCTGCCCACTTCCAGGCTCCCGCTTTCTGCACCCTCCAGCGTGTGCTTGGAGCCTTTCCCCTGGGGTCAGGGAAATGCAGGACTCCCTCTGGCTGTGCTCACACTTGAACAAGCAGGCACATGCTTAGTACACACTTGCCCTCGCCCCTGCTGCCTCCAGCACCCCCTACCAGCTGCTATTCCAGGCCTGCTTCCCTTTGCCCTGTCTTATCATTGACTACTTGCTGCGTAGCCCAACACCCCTCCCACACCCCTTCTCCCACTCCCTCAGCATTCTGGGACACTTCTATACCTGAATGGGCCGCATCTTCGGGGGACATGACTCGAGCTCCCTGTGGGCCCCCTTTGCCTCCTGTGGTGGACGATGCTGCACAATGTACTCGTAGGTGGTGAGCTTGTGCCACACTGGGGGGTGAAGATAGGGTTCAGTGTAATGGAAAAGGAAGGTGAACCTGGGGTTCAGAAGGTGAGGAAGGGTACCCAGACGCAGGCTAAAACCCATTGTGTCCATATACACTAAGCCATAGAGTAAGACGAGTCACCATTAGAGAGCCAGCACCAGGAAGGGGCATAGTTTCAGGGCTCCACAGCCCAAACTGGGTAACTTCCTCCAGCCTAGGGACCCCATCCCCTGCAAGGcaggtgtgggtgtgtatgtggggCGGGGTGGCACTTACTGAGATAAATGTGGAAGCAGAGCAGGTGGCCGAGCAGGGCTGTGGAGAGCAGGCCCAGAAGGATGAgtagggcagccagagccaggatGGCAGGAGCCTGCGTCTCCACAGGGGCGGCAGGCAGGAACACGAACCACACATCTGTGTGATTCTTCAGGACTGCAAGGCACGAGCAGACTGTGCTCAGCCAGGGCTATGACAAGTGACCAGAACAggctagggggtgggggtgggcctgGAACCCAGACTGACCTTCAAAGTGGCGGTTGGTACGCAGCCGCATGGGGTTGACAAAGAACTCCACAAAGACATAAGTGGCCACCAGTACGAGGAGCAGGACACCCAGTAAGGCAGATGCCACACTGTGTAGAAAGAGCCTGGGCCCAGCCATGGGCAGCTGTCAGCACCCAGGTGCTCCAGCTGGGCAAGGGCCCAGAGCTCAGAAGGGCCAGTGGTTGGGAGGGGGAGCTGGGCCTCTGACCCCACCGCCCTAACTCCTCAGGAAGCCGAAGGCTTAGGGCAAAGGTGAAGATAGGCAGCCACCCCCAATAGGCTCTCCACCTTTCCCTGGGCCAAGAGGAGAAAGATTCCAAACCTACCCTCAGCCCTGTCAGGTGGAAGCCATGGAGAGCCTCACCCTCAGACCAGCGCACAGGTCCCCCAAGTACCTCCCATCCTCTCCTGGCCCCATATGAAGGTTCAAGGGCCCTGGTTCACACACTTCAACATGCATCCCCAGGTACCCCTGTGGTCCGGATCTGGGTCTCACCGGTAGTTCCTCTCGCCCACACAGTTGTTGAGCCACTTGCAGTGGTGGTCAAAGCCGCACACGCATTTGTTACAGGCGCTGCAGTGCTTGGAACGAGCACTCCTGCGGTGGGAGGGGGCACAGAGCGATCGTGGGCGTACCCCACCCTCTGTTGACCATCCTGGCCTGGGGGTTGCCGGTTCTGTGCCTGGAGCGGGTCACTCACCCGCGCCTAAGCGCAGAGCAGAGAGCATCTACAGGGAGCGCGCGCGCCCTCTGGTGACGGGCACGGTGGGGCGGGACACCTAGAGGAGACAGCGCTTCTGAAGGGGTGGGGAGGCGCAGGCGGGAAGGGAGGTGTACCCAGGGGTGAGAGGAGTAGACAGCGCTATACTGTCCCCCTCTGGAACTATGCATATGGGTGATGGTgatatgaaatgaaaatggaggttCCTTTCCAAGCAAGGACCCCCTTTCTCCAGTCAGGAGACAATGCAGGTATGGGGCCAGGTAGCAGAAGAGAGCAAGGCTGCTGGACCCATTGCTTGCATTGCTCTTCCTGATAtcgccattttttttttttttgagtctctGCTTCTCTGCCAGACTGTGGGAATTTTTCTGGCATTCTTCCAGAAAACTCCAGTCTATCTGGGATAAACCAAAGGAGCCAAAGGGAGCAGGGCAGGCAGACATCTGGGTGAGCAGCAAGCAGTTCACCACAGGGGATGAGGGGAGGCCAAGTTAGGGATGCAAGTGAATCTCCCTGCCCCATGGAGGAAACAGGAAAGCCCAAAGGAGAGTGGAAAGATAAGTTTCAGTCCCCTTTCGCAGAACAGAATGGAGCCCTGGAACAGGCAACAACTGCCAGAGTATCCACTGAGGAACAGAACACTGACTGGCGTCTAGTGAAGGAAAGGATTGTCTGATGCCAAAGTCCTCAGCATCTTAACACCACTGGCTCTTTCTCTGTCCTATGGACAGAGCTCCTTCAACAAAATTCCTGGGTCTTAATATTAAAAgttggtgtggggtggggggagctagCCTTGAACCATACCCAATCCCAGATCCCCTTCTCAAGGCTGAGAGACTGGGATGCTCCAGGGAAGGGCCTAGGGAGGCAGTCTGGACCAGCCACAGCGTTTGGGCTCTGTACATTCTAACTCCTCAATGCGACCTGGAGTAAGTCACTTGGCTTCTCTGGGGCTCAGAGTTGTGCATAAACAAGGATAACAGTATATTGTCTCCAGCTCCAGGCAGGCTGGGTTGTGAATCCGGCTCTGCTGCCCAAGAGCCATATGACCAACCTCAGCCTTTCGGAGCACTGGattcttcctcttctgtgaagtGAGAAAGATGTTACCCACCCTGCAGGGTGGTTGTTCATAAGCACTTAGCACATGATAAATACTTGGGTGTTAGCTTCTGTTAGTTCCCCTCCCTGCCCATACCTGGGGATGCTAGTGAGAGAAGGGGGTGGTTACTGGCAGAGTTAGTCATTAGCAATGTTTGTAGCAGTGCCAAATGTTTCCTACTTTAACTGATGGAAATGCTATTCCTCATCTTCTGCTTCCAGGCACCTTCTCCTTCACCCAGTTCTCTGTCACTCCACCAAGATTCTTGACTGTGTGAAATATGAGGGTTCTGAGGCTTCGGGACAACCGTGAAGGCTGGGCATGCCCCTGTCTGCCTTGAGCTCCCGCTGGCAGTTCCCCAGGCGCGCTCATCGGTCACACACACCCAGTCCACATGCACTCACACATCCACGTCGCACAAGTTGCAGTGTAGGTCTTCAATGACGTGTGCATGTTGGCTGCGGTTGAAGATGGGCAGAGGCCCTGCATAGCTCTTGTCCCGCACATTGGCATCTGCTGGATCGATGGAAACAGCAGTCAGGTGCACCACGAGGTGACCAGCAAAGATGGCGCCCATGCACTGGCCCAGCAGGTTAAAGACTCACCACACTGCTGGTTGAGAGCCCACCCCTACTTCCTGTGGCCAAAGAACTGTTCTCTACCTGTATCCAATTCCCCAGTGCAGAGACTCTGCCTGTGCTACCTCCTATCTCCAGTCCCCCAAGAGCCTCCTTGTCAGACATCTCTAGCATACCCATGCCCTAGATGGAAGAACAGAGGGGCTATCTGGTAATGGAGCTCACAAATCAGCACTGCTGCTGTTGAGGAGACCAACTACAGGGCCCTGGCCTCACTGCCCCAGACGTGGTGCAGACCCTGGCTGGTCTTACCTCAGAATCTGACCTGGTTTCAGATTCTGAATGGTGAAATAAGACTAAAAGAGATCCTCCTCTAAGGTTGAAGGACCCAAAATATAAACTCTAAGCTCATTTATCTTGCTTCTGAGAAGGATGCAAACATCCCCTCCCAGAAGCCAGGCCAGCTGGAGAAACACTTGCAGACAGAGCCTCATAGACCCACTGCCTCCCTAGTCCAGAGTTCAGGTACTTGGAATCCTGGGGCTGAATGGGATGGCCTGACATGTTTAAGGGCTGGCCAGTGGGCACATGGCCAATTCCTGAAACACAGATCTTCCAGGACCTATCTGCTCAGCAACTGGACCAAAGGCTGGGCACAAGTATGCAGACAACTTACTGCAAAGTGAATGTGTAAAACTTTATAAATAGATTCCACCCAGTCAGCCATCCACCCTCCATCTagttattcatccatccatctgtcctttTGCTAGCCAGTCAGATATCTCTCCATCATTTATCCTCCATCCATCAGCTGTCCAacctccttttttcttcctcctcccagcAGCCAAATTTTCTTACACGTCTGCAGGAGCCAGGCTCCACCCTAACTTGCTGTACCAGAGCTGACAGAGACAATCCTGTGACCCACCACAACCTCTCTATCCCTACAACCCTGGCTCTGGATCAGGCCTTCACCTCTTGCTTGTTGGGCTATTCCATAGTCTCTGGACTCTGCTCCTCCTGTCTGGGTCCCCTTGAGTGTACTCTTCACTTGGTCCTGAAGTAAGCTCCGAAAAGCTTAAACTTAAGGCCTTGACTGCTTAAACCCCTGCAGTGGCTTTCAATGGCTCTCAAGCTAAAGTTTACTCTTCAGGTTCAATGCTCATGGCCCCTTTCATTCTGGCTCCTCTCAAACCTCTTGGTATTACCAACCACTACTCCTCACCATTCCAGCCTCTTTTCAGACACACTGAATGTAGGCAAACATTTAGTTTCCTGCCTGCTTCAATACttctcccactccccaccccctggttcattcattcaactattTACTGAGGTCTTTCTCTACATCAGCCACTGGGGCATATGGCAGGAACAAACAGACTTGGTCCCTATCCCCAAGGAGCCCACAGTCTTGCAGGAAACACAGATGTTAATCGAAGAGTAGGTTGATTGTGATAAAGTTCATGGGACTATGTGAGTTTGCAACTGGGTGACCTCCTCTAGTCGAAAGGGATATGGGAAGCTTCCCTGAGGAAGTATTATGTCAGCTGATACCTGGAGTGGCACAGGAACCAGCAGGAAATATAAAGAGGAAAGGGGGCCTGGCTGGGTGCCGGGAGCAAGCAGAGCCCCAAATAACAGGGTGGCTGATGTGTGGTTCTAGCTCAACTCGTTGGTGCCATGCCAGAAAGAGAGCCTATGTCACCAAATTCTGGCTTTTCTAAACCAGAAATCTGGATTTGTATCTGGATGTATGAGgcatctcatttttttaatttttaaaattttaaaatgctgacaaagaaataagtaatttttaaaatgtacctgCTGAAGAAGCCCTTCAGATATGTCTATTTAGTGTGTTATTAtcactcaattttaaaaaatctataggCCAAACTGGCCCATGGACTGCTAGTTCTTGACTTCTGACTTAGCTGGGTATTGGGACGGAGAGAGGAGCTAAGGGCTTCCACAGAGACCAGTGTTGTCACAACAGAAcaacagaggaaataaaataagatGATGATGGGGAAGTGGGCAGAGTCCAGAATGTGGAGAGCCTTGAGGATCTTGAACCTTATGGCAGGAAGAAGCCATTACAGGGTCTTAGTAACTTtatcatttttgtattttgaaaggGCACTCTGGctgcagagagagacagactgGCTGGAGTGAGAGCATGTGCAGGGAGACCTGTTTGGAGACGAAATGATCATCTAGGTAAGAGAGGCAGCTGACAGTGGAGAGAAAAGAGGGCAAATACAATACCTTTTGGGAGGCAAAATCAACAGGACCTGATGACTGACTGGACATAGATGATGAAGGGAGAGGGTGGAGCCAAGAATACCGAgcgagggcaggaggaaggaaggcGGGGAGCTGAGAGCAATAGAAGCGCATTTGGGCCCCTGGTGATGTTGGTCTACATGGccctcctcctgcacccacaTTCTGCTGAATGAGTCCCTACCCTCTTACTTACCAAGTGATGATCTCCACACTACTAGGTTTTCCTCCAGttggaagctgagcactgagaacCGGGGCCCTGTGTTCTCATCCTTGCAACCCCAGGGCCCAGGCCAGTTCTAGGCACAAGGTGAGTGCTTGGTACGCACAATTACCCTACTTCATTCTTCAGGGGCCCTAAGGGATCCTGCAGAAGGATGGTAGCTTTGATGGGAGGACAGAGAACCATTCAGGCCAGGAAATGGGAGTGCCAAACCAGGTGGTTCTGTGAGCCTCCAGCATTGCCAAAAGCAGTAAATATGGAGAAGACAAaactctcaaaccatcccactaGCCTCCAAGTCAGGCTGTCTGGGCAGTCCTTCTGGCCTCACTGGATACCAGCTATGTGACCTCAGGAAGTCATT
Above is a genomic segment from Ovis canadensis isolate MfBH-ARS-UI-01 breed Bighorn chromosome 14, ARS-UI_OviCan_v2, whole genome shotgun sequence containing:
- the ZDHHC1 gene encoding palmitoyltransferase ZDHHC1 isoform X1 codes for the protein MHKMNICNKPSNKTAPEKNVWTAPAQASGPSPELQGQRSRRNGWSWPPHPLQIVAWLLYLFFAVIGFGVLVPLLPHHWVPAGYACMGAIFAGHLVVHLTAVSIDPADANVRDKSYAGPLPIFNRSQHAHVIEDLHCNLCDVDVSARSKHCSACNKCVCGFDHHCKWLNNCVGERNYRLFLHSVASALLGVLLLVLVATYVFVEFFVNPMRLRTNRHFEVLKNHTDVWFVFLPAAPVETQAPAILALAALLILLGLLSTALLGHLLCFHIYLMWHKLTTYEYIVQHRPPQEAKGAHRELESCPPKMRPIQEMELYMRTFSHVRPEPPGQARPAAVNANPSRFLATRGQVEPPPPSSSETLALPPRIPPQKKRKRRMYKVPTSGTLDREPQLPRLPGPRTPGRRSSSSSDSADASPVGAYHSASAESLDEIPVAQTRLGSAALAAPVGRLREPRLALQALAPAVFVSPSSGEPRVRGGPEADLA
- the ZDHHC1 gene encoding palmitoyltransferase ZDHHC1 isoform X2 translates to MHKMNICNKPSNKTAPEKNVWTAPAQASGPSPELQGQRSRRNGWSWPPHPLQIVAWLLYLFFAVIGFGVLVPLLPHHWVPAGYACMGAIFAGHLVVHLTAVSIDPADANVRDKSYAGPLPIFNRSQHAHVIEDLHCNLCDVDVSARSKHCSACNKCVCGFDHHCKWLNNCVGERNYRLFLHSVASALLGVLLLVLVATYVFVEFFVNPMRLRTNRHFEVLKNHTDVWFVFLPAAPVETQAPAILALAALLILLGLLSTALLGHLLCFHIYLMWHKLTTYEYIVQHRPPQEAKGAHRELESCPPKMRPIQEMELYMRTFSHVRPEPPGQARPAAVNAKVVFEGTTASSTYPRTSPSVPPDSLPPAAKWSLHRPPPQRLSLCPPGYHPRKRGSGACIRYRPLGP